One genomic window of uncultured delta proteobacterium includes the following:
- a CDS encoding hypothetical protein (Evidence 5 : No homology to any previously reported sequences), which yields MQCFFTMPEHHERHPARIAAPCIGAIASDKEITHENRFRHRRNAYSIPRVEWDERAMRALPPFPLDRFFGGKEARCRRDAATAG from the coding sequence ATGCAGTGTTTTTTCACCATGCCGGAACACCATGAACGCCACCCGGCCCGGATTGCCGCGCCGTGCATAGGCGCGATTGCAAGCGACAAAGAGATAACGCATGAAAACCGCTTCCGCCACAGGCGAAATGCGTACTCTATTCCGCGGGTGGAGTGGGATGAACGCGCAATGCGCGCATTGCCGCCGTTTCCCTTGGACCGGTTTTTCGGCGGGAAGGAGGCCCGCTGTCGCCGGGACGCGGCAACAGCGGGCTGA
- a CDS encoding putative Histidine kinase (Evidence 3 : Function proposed based on presence of conserved amino acid motif, structural feature or limited homology; Product type pe : putative enzyme) has protein sequence MTEESVIQDAQLFLAGTMENFSWVWWPQTHAILWAPGLREIFRVSEREAAFTHDSEFFSRVHEDDLPGFMVRLQQVLDGHCKSNEDIIRVRRGDNSWAWVLSRYFIVREKSGETFKITGYLIDLSHLRLHSRFFLAMERQNLAGYHAMLENSPDLVSRLNKNLSFIYVNPTLNRYMTSRVDSPDHEEAFAAPLGEEHLAFVRANAAEVFAGGAVRSAPYAFASELRGDVSGEYTFWPELDPDGTVHSVIAQFRDNTEHLRLEQQARLNARRLAALYELGQMADRPEEEIMGLLTEYITELTGGGCGYIFFIQDAEEETGRVFWSKAHYDFLDPADMPATYLPEGCLGTGRDQSGRFHARFIVNGDGEHPMHTVFDGKYKVMRHMHVTVFDGEKPVCIAAVSNKPTPYEESDLIQLSLFIDSAVNIMNRHEYFRYLKEAKETAERLNRAKDEFLANISHELRTPLNGILSMLQLLELSSLPPEQLEHARAATSSGKALLRIIGDILDLSVMESGKMTMHTVPYSLRDVLHSTINLFAGELAQKGLRLDLEIAPDVPELMRGDDARMRQIVFNVMGNAIKFTEKGAVSIYCGLVGSRPDRRRVYLAIADTGIGIPDDQHSLIFDAFTQVDSSSSRKYAGTGLGLNIVRRLMAAMGGSLTLESELGRGTTVHLSLPVTPVARENAGKERALPAASPHRSLDVLVAEDDAVSRRALKLLLQRSGHRVLCVSDGRQALESLLLHDFHCVFTDVQMPGMDGLELVRRIRANQMEDITPSGAVLDMVRELWPEAAPAPKERANRVRDAIITAVSAHAMAGDKERFLSEGMDFYISKPVDLRELDAVLACIVRKLAEAESVPA, from the coding sequence ATGACAGAAGAATCGGTCATCCAAGACGCGCAGTTGTTTCTTGCCGGCACGATGGAAAATTTTTCCTGGGTCTGGTGGCCGCAAACGCACGCCATACTGTGGGCTCCCGGCCTGCGCGAGATATTCAGGGTTTCTGAAAGGGAAGCCGCGTTTACGCACGACAGCGAATTTTTTTCCAGGGTGCACGAGGACGACCTGCCCGGTTTTATGGTCAGGCTGCAACAGGTACTCGACGGCCACTGCAAAAGCAACGAGGATATCATCCGCGTGCGCCGGGGAGACAACAGCTGGGCCTGGGTGCTGTCCCGCTATTTCATTGTGAGGGAAAAAAGTGGCGAAACGTTCAAGATAACCGGCTACCTGATCGACTTGTCGCACTTGCGCCTGCATTCCCGTTTTTTTCTCGCCATGGAGCGGCAGAACCTTGCCGGCTACCACGCCATGCTGGAGAATTCCCCCGATCTGGTCAGCCGGCTGAACAAGAACCTTTCCTTCATCTACGTCAACCCGACGCTGAACCGCTACATGACTTCCAGAGTGGACTCGCCGGACCATGAGGAGGCCTTTGCCGCCCCGCTCGGCGAGGAGCACCTCGCGTTCGTGCGCGCCAATGCCGCCGAGGTCTTTGCCGGCGGCGCGGTGCGAAGCGCGCCGTATGCCTTTGCCAGCGAATTGCGGGGAGACGTGAGCGGCGAGTATACCTTTTGGCCGGAGTTGGACCCGGACGGCACGGTGCATTCGGTCATAGCGCAATTCAGGGACAACACCGAGCATCTGCGCCTGGAGCAGCAGGCCCGCCTGAACGCGCGGCGTCTTGCGGCGCTGTATGAGCTGGGCCAGATGGCCGACCGGCCGGAAGAAGAAATCATGGGCCTGTTGACCGAATATATCACCGAACTCACCGGCGGCGGCTGCGGCTATATATTTTTCATACAGGACGCGGAGGAAGAAACCGGTCGTGTATTTTGGTCCAAAGCGCATTATGATTTTCTGGATCCCGCTGATATGCCCGCCACCTACCTGCCGGAAGGGTGCCTGGGCACGGGCAGGGACCAAAGCGGCAGGTTCCATGCGCGGTTTATCGTCAACGGTGACGGCGAGCACCCGATGCACACCGTTTTTGACGGTAAATACAAGGTGATGCGCCACATGCACGTTACGGTCTTTGACGGCGAGAAACCGGTATGCATCGCCGCCGTCAGCAACAAACCCACGCCCTATGAGGAGTCGGACCTGATCCAGCTGTCCCTGTTCATCGACAGCGCCGTGAACATTATGAACCGGCACGAGTACTTCCGCTACCTCAAAGAGGCAAAGGAAACGGCGGAGCGGTTGAACAGGGCCAAAGACGAGTTCCTGGCCAATATAAGCCATGAATTGCGCACGCCGCTGAACGGCATCCTGAGCATGCTGCAATTGCTCGAGTTGTCTTCCCTGCCGCCGGAGCAGCTGGAGCACGCGCGCGCGGCCACGTCGTCCGGCAAGGCCCTGTTGCGCATTATCGGCGATATTCTCGATCTGTCCGTCATGGAATCCGGCAAGATGACCATGCATACGGTACCATACAGTCTGCGCGACGTTCTGCATTCCACCATAAATCTGTTCGCCGGCGAACTGGCCCAAAAAGGGCTGCGTCTTGATCTGGAAATAGCGCCTGATGTCCCCGAGCTGATGCGGGGAGACGACGCCAGGATGCGGCAGATCGTGTTTAACGTTATGGGAAACGCCATAAAATTCACGGAAAAAGGCGCGGTAAGCATCTACTGCGGTCTTGTCGGTTCCAGGCCGGACAGGCGCCGCGTCTATCTTGCCATTGCCGATACCGGCATAGGCATACCGGACGACCAGCACTCGCTGATATTTGACGCCTTTACCCAGGTAGACAGTTCTTCGTCGCGTAAATACGCCGGTACCGGCCTGGGGTTGAATATCGTCAGGCGCCTCATGGCGGCCATGGGCGGCAGCCTGACCCTGGAAAGCGAACTGGGGCGGGGCACGACCGTCCACCTTTCCCTGCCCGTCACGCCGGTGGCGCGGGAAAATGCCGGAAAAGAACGGGCGTTGCCTGCAGCCTCGCCGCATCGCTCTCTGGATGTGTTGGTGGCGGAGGATGACGCCGTCAGCCGCAGAGCCCTCAAGCTGCTTTTGCAGCGTTCGGGACACCGCGTGCTGTGTGTTTCCGACGGGAGGCAGGCTTTGGAATCGTTGCTATTGCACGACTTTCACTGCGTTTTTACGGATGTGCAGATGCCGGGCATGGACGGCCTGGAATTGGTCAGGCGCATACGGGCAAACCAGATGGAGGACATTACGCCGTCCGGCGCGGTCCTGGACATGGTCCGGGAACTCTGGCCGGAGGCCGCGCCCGCGCCGAAGGAGCGGGCTAACCGGGTACGGGACGCCATCATCACGGCGGTCAGCGCCCACGCCATGGCCGGGGATAAAGAGCGTTTTTTGAGCGAGGGCATGGATTTTTATATCTCAAAGCCCGTTGACCTGCGCGAACTTGACGCCGTGCTCGCCTGCATCGTCAGGAAGCTTGCCGAGGCGGAGAGTGTCCCGGCTTGA
- a CDS encoding hypothetical protein (Evidence 5 : No homology to any previously reported sequences) yields MSLAIAPMHGAAIRAGWRSWCSGMVKKHCMIERGKFYAEIFVGKSSYPLLNIYIFLYNMMYAMLYGTHTHAQKCCAHTVGMPPRGLP; encoded by the coding sequence TTGTCGCTTGCAATCGCGCCTATGCACGGCGCGGCAATCCGGGCCGGGTGGCGTTCATGGTGTTCCGGCATGGTGAAAAAACACTGCATGATCGAACGCGGAAAATTTTATGCGGAAATTTTCGTGGGAAAATCATCTTACCCTTTGCTAAATATATATATATTTTTGTATAACATGATGTATGCAATGTTGTATGGCACACATACCCACGCGCAAAAATGTTGCGCGCATACAGTCGGAATGCCACCTCGGGGATTGCCATGA
- a CDS encoding hypothetical protein (Evidence 5 : No homology to any previously reported sequences), protein MNREIVLALLEPTGLAIACAENGEKAVAMFRQSPGRYDMIFMDLQMPEMDGFEATRRIRQLDVRDAATVPIIAMTANVFHEDVERCLASGMNGHLGKPLEMDKILDVMRQYLG, encoded by the coding sequence GTGAACAGGGAAATCGTGCTCGCCCTGCTCGAGCCGACCGGCCTTGCCATTGCCTGCGCGGAAAATGGTGAGAAGGCGGTGGCGATGTTCCGGCAATCACCCGGCCGGTACGACATGATATTCATGGACTTGCAGATGCCGGAAATGGACGGGTTTGAAGCCACGCGGCGCATCAGGCAGCTTGATGTGCGAGACGCCGCGACTGTTCCCATTATCGCCATGACGGCCAACGTATTCCATGAAGACGTCGAGCGGTGCCTGGCTTCGGGCATGAACGGCCATCTTGGCAAACCGCTGGAAATGGATAAAATCCTGGACGTGATGCGGCAATACCTGGGCTGA
- a CDS encoding CAIB/BAIF family protein, translating to MQKRENALPLSGLTVIDAATMLAAPWAAAFLGDYGARVIKIEHPEKGDTVRAYGRQKNGVSLFWKTLARNKEAITLNLGKPEGQAIFKKLAAKADVVIENYRPGTMERWGIGWDALSEINPSLIMLRVSAFGQTGPYSSRPGFGTVAEAMSGFASVNGAKDQPTLPGIALADGVCGVFSALSVMIAVHERSQNPGNRGQYIDMALYEPLMRLLDAELMAYDQLGVVAKPSGNSSESFAPRNAYQCKDGTWMALSGSAQPIAARVFQAIGRPELINDERFCDNAARLRNVKELDSLIGSWIKERDMDEVQHVFGEVGAVIGPMYTTKQVYEDPHYIYRESFAAVEDHELGATLRMPNVMGKFSRTPGRISHAGQPMGKSNTAIFRNMLGLSEEECAALRAKGII from the coding sequence ATGCAAAAGCGCGAAAACGCCCTGCCATTGAGCGGGCTTACCGTTATCGACGCCGCGACCATGCTCGCCGCGCCATGGGCCGCGGCCTTCCTGGGCGATTACGGCGCCAGAGTCATCAAAATTGAACACCCGGAAAAGGGTGATACCGTTAGGGCATACGGCAGACAAAAAAACGGCGTTTCGCTGTTCTGGAAAACGCTGGCCAGAAACAAGGAAGCCATAACCCTTAACCTCGGCAAGCCGGAGGGCCAGGCAATATTTAAAAAACTGGCGGCCAAGGCTGATGTGGTTATCGAAAATTACCGTCCCGGCACCATGGAGCGCTGGGGAATCGGGTGGGACGCTCTTTCCGAGATAAACCCATCCCTTATCATGCTGCGTGTTTCCGCATTCGGCCAGACAGGCCCGTATTCTTCCCGGCCCGGATTCGGCACGGTAGCCGAAGCCATGAGCGGGTTTGCCTCGGTCAACGGGGCCAAGGATCAGCCCACATTACCCGGCATCGCGCTGGCTGACGGGGTGTGCGGAGTTTTCAGCGCCCTTTCGGTCATGATCGCCGTCCACGAGCGTTCCCAAAACCCGGGCAACCGGGGGCAATACATCGACATGGCGTTGTATGAACCGTTGATGCGCCTGCTGGACGCCGAGCTCATGGCGTATGACCAGTTGGGGGTGGTGGCGAAACCCTCGGGCAACTCCAGCGAATCCTTTGCCCCCCGGAATGCTTACCAGTGCAAAGACGGCACATGGATGGCCCTCTCAGGCTCCGCGCAACCCATCGCCGCCAGGGTATTCCAGGCCATCGGCAGACCTGAACTCATCAACGACGAGCGGTTTTGCGACAACGCCGCCCGGCTGCGAAACGTCAAGGAACTGGATTCGCTTATCGGAAGCTGGATCAAGGAAAGGGACATGGACGAGGTGCAGCACGTTTTTGGCGAAGTCGGCGCTGTCATAGGGCCGATGTACACCACAAAACAAGTCTATGAGGACCCGCACTATATTTACCGCGAATCCTTTGCCGCCGTGGAAGACCACGAACTGGGCGCCACCCTGCGCATGCCGAATGTCATGGGCAAATTTTCCCGCACGCCCGGGAGAATCTCTCATGCCGGCCAGCCAATGGGGAAAAGCAATACGGCCATTTTCCGCAACATGCTCGGATTGTCGGAAGAAGAGTGCGCCGCTCTTCGGGCCAAAGGGATCATCTGA
- a CDS encoding conserved hypothetical protein (Evidence 4 : Homologs of previously reported genes of unknown function): protein MEVHAMSMETLRTFLGWGAVLNLVWLTIIFCLFALGKDWIHRFHSRWFSISKETMTTVVYMLLGWYKLATFLLFVIPYVVLRFFM from the coding sequence ATGGAGGTGCATGCCATGAGTATGGAAACTCTGCGGACTTTTCTAGGCTGGGGCGCGGTTCTCAATCTTGTCTGGCTGACGATTATCTTTTGCCTTTTTGCGCTGGGGAAAGACTGGATTCATCGCTTTCACAGCCGGTGGTTCAGCATTTCCAAAGAGACCATGACGACGGTCGTGTACATGCTTCTGGGCTGGTACAAGCTGGCCACGTTCCTGCTGTTCGTCATCCCGTATGTCGTGTTGCGCTTTTTTATGTAA
- a CDS encoding Peptidase, M20/M25/M40 family protein: MDSNRLTQKIHAFIDAESESMFGLLRELVNRDSGSRDIADVNALGDFLAGRLEAMGCGVTKYPHPDAGFPLAAAWLPDGTPPDARRVLLVGHRDTVFPSGTAAARPYAEDGVKAYGPGVSDMKGGIVAGIYAMKALMALRGETGPLPMELLLTSDEEIGSAASAPVIEERCRTAKAVFFLEPARANGALVIGRDGGALLRLEVHGKSAHAGNNFAEGVSAINGLAGIISDFAPLSDDAKGYSVNVGVIGGGSGAIIVADHAWGQVYTRFATLEQRKQLLDGMRAVVARHNRGGLKAELHGPVGFLPFLPNEANTALFSLVKDAGNAFGLALEGVVTRGAADAGVASTAGVPTLCGMGPVGGELHTDREFMVLRSLPERAKVLALSIALASERFR; this comes from the coding sequence ATGGACAGCAACAGACTGACGCAAAAAATACACGCGTTCATCGATGCGGAATCGGAATCCATGTTCGGCCTTCTGCGGGAACTCGTCAACCGTGACAGCGGAAGCCGCGACATCGCGGACGTGAATGCGCTGGGTGATTTTCTGGCCGGCCGTCTGGAGGCCATGGGGTGCGGCGTGACGAAATACCCGCATCCGGACGCCGGGTTCCCGCTCGCGGCGGCCTGGCTTCCGGACGGCACCCCCCCGGACGCGCGCCGGGTTCTCCTTGTGGGGCACAGGGACACGGTCTTCCCGTCCGGCACGGCCGCCGCGCGGCCGTATGCCGAGGATGGGGTCAAGGCCTACGGTCCGGGCGTGTCGGACATGAAAGGAGGCATTGTCGCGGGTATCTATGCGATGAAAGCCCTGATGGCCCTTCGCGGGGAAACAGGGCCGCTGCCCATGGAACTGTTGCTGACCTCGGATGAGGAAATCGGCTCCGCGGCCTCGGCCCCGGTGATAGAAGAGCGGTGCCGGACCGCCAAAGCGGTTTTTTTCCTGGAACCGGCCAGGGCGAACGGGGCCCTGGTGATCGGAAGGGACGGAGGGGCTCTTCTCCGGCTTGAGGTTCACGGCAAATCGGCCCATGCGGGCAACAATTTCGCCGAAGGGGTCTCCGCCATCAACGGCCTTGCCGGCATTATCAGCGATTTCGCGCCGCTGTCGGATGACGCCAAGGGCTACAGCGTCAACGTCGGTGTCATCGGCGGCGGCAGCGGGGCCATTATCGTGGCCGACCACGCCTGGGGCCAGGTGTACACCCGCTTTGCGACACTTGAGCAGAGAAAACAACTCCTGGACGGGATGCGGGCCGTGGTGGCCCGGCATAACCGGGGCGGCCTCAAGGCGGAACTGCATGGGCCGGTGGGGTTTTTGCCGTTCCTGCCCAACGAGGCCAACACGGCCCTTTTTTCCCTGGTCAAAGACGCCGGAAACGCATTCGGGCTGGCGCTTGAAGGCGTGGTCACGCGGGGCGCCGCGGACGCGGGCGTCGCTTCCACGGCGGGTGTGCCGACCCTCTGCGGCATGGGTCCCGTTGGGGGCGAGCTGCACACGGACAGGGAGTTCATGGTGCTGCGGTCGCTCCCCGAAAGGGCCAAAGTGCTCGCGCTATCCATCGCTCTGGCTTCGGAACGGTTCCGTTAA
- a CDS encoding hypothetical protein (Evidence 5 : No homology to any previously reported sequences) has translation MSQKKEMNLEEKADQTAAFKAYIDDKIAKARVALAELDSYTQRQVDALAHACAKTIFDNAEEFARDAVAETKLGTVEYKTLKNKNKARINAVRLSCQG, from the coding sequence ATGAGCCAGAAAAAGGAAATGAATCTCGAGGAAAAAGCGGATCAGACCGCTGCATTCAAAGCCTATATCGATGACAAGATCGCCAAGGCCAGAGTGGCTCTTGCCGAATTGGATTCGTACACCCAGAGGCAGGTTGACGCACTCGCCCACGCTTGCGCCAAGACTATTTTCGACAATGCCGAGGAGTTCGCCAGAGACGCGGTAGCGGAAACAAAGCTCGGCACGGTTGAATATAAGACTCTTAAAAATAAAAACAAAGCCAGAATCAATGCTGTCCGGTTAAGCTGCCAAGGATAA
- a CDS encoding transposase, producing MSHHNTLFSQMLSLIPRHVFQKLEARHKTGRSSRQFGFKEQFTVMAFIQLAARRSMRDGLRCLAACGKRLYHFGLFPVARSTFSDANNSRPVGFFKDLFADMYSLCVPKASKHKFHFKCKLYSMDATTISLCLSLFPWATFRQNKGGVKMNTVLDHDGHIPAFVTVDVAKTHESRMAKSLSLPKGSIVTFDKGYVSYPWFQTLLENGIFFVTRLKDNAVYKLLERRPVNRTSGVTSDHIIEVKHSRGKVLRLRRIGYRDAETGKRYEFLTNHFRLSARTIADIYKERWKIELFFREIKQNLRIKSFVGNTENAVLIQIYTALTVYLLLAYQKFLSKTGLSVQQLFQIASLNILGTDSLEELLKPRRRKNENLYNLSLLSLAA from the coding sequence ATGAGCCATCATAATACACTCTTTTCTCAAATGCTATCATTGATTCCCAGACATGTTTTTCAGAAACTGGAAGCCCGGCATAAAACAGGTCGTTCTTCTCGACAATTCGGCTTTAAGGAACAGTTTACGGTCATGGCTTTTATCCAGCTTGCAGCAAGGCGCTCCATGCGTGACGGATTGCGCTGTTTGGCCGCCTGCGGCAAGAGGCTGTATCATTTTGGCCTTTTTCCCGTTGCACGTTCCACTTTCTCCGATGCCAACAACTCCCGGCCTGTGGGCTTTTTCAAAGATCTATTTGCCGACATGTACAGCCTGTGTGTTCCCAAGGCCTCCAAACACAAATTTCATTTCAAATGCAAACTTTACAGCATGGACGCCACCACCATCAGCCTGTGTTTGTCGCTGTTTCCCTGGGCCACGTTCCGCCAAAACAAGGGCGGCGTCAAAATGAACACAGTGCTTGACCACGATGGTCATATCCCGGCATTTGTCACCGTTGATGTGGCCAAAACGCACGAAAGCCGTATGGCGAAAAGTCTTTCTCTGCCCAAAGGCTCCATCGTGACCTTCGACAAAGGCTATGTCAGTTACCCCTGGTTTCAGACCCTGCTCGAAAATGGCATCTTTTTCGTCACCCGCCTGAAGGACAACGCTGTTTACAAACTGCTGGAGCGCCGCCCGGTGAACCGCACAAGCGGGGTTACTTCCGACCACATTATCGAAGTGAAGCACAGCCGGGGAAAAGTCTTGCGCCTGCGTCGCATCGGCTACCGGGACGCCGAAACAGGCAAGCGTTACGAATTTCTGACAAATCACTTTCGCCTGTCCGCCCGCACCATCGCCGATATTTACAAAGAACGCTGGAAAATCGAACTCTTTTTTCGCGAAATCAAACAGAATCTACGCATCAAAAGCTTTGTCGGGAACACGGAAAATGCTGTATTGATTCAGATTTATACCGCGCTGACCGTCTACCTGCTCCTGGCCTACCAGAAATTCCTGAGTAAAACAGGGCTGTCCGTGCAGCAACTTTTCCAAATCGCCTCACTGAACATCCTCGGAACAGACTCGCTGGAAGAACTCCTGAAGCCCCGACGACGAAAAAATGAAAACCTCTATAACCTCAGTCTGTTATCCTTGGCAGCTTAA
- a CDS encoding Succinate-semialdehyde dehydrogenase (acetylating) (fragment), translated as MGAITPMTNPIVTVMSNAMFALKGRNPIIFAVHPKALECGKKTVAYLNAALEKLHAPKNCIQMLEIPHLELTKMLASSVDVIIATGGMDMVRSVYASGKPALGVGAGNVQALVDSGVDYAAVIPKIVTGRAFDNGIVCTSEQSAALPRKDWDILMKLFAENNAYVVPASKRAALRSIAFPQGKMNRDLVGKNAGEVAAAAGITVPANTMILAVEAEGPDDILGEEKMFPLLAVYPYDTWEEAVEIARNNLNKIGKGHSIAVHSNNQERIEYAGVKTEVSRIVVNQQCAASGGGSFQNGLSPTNTLGCGSWGNNSISENLTYYHLINISRIAFFQENKKIPSDEEIWSTNF; from the coding sequence GTGGGCGCCATCACGCCGATGACCAACCCGATCGTGACGGTAATGTCCAACGCCATGTTCGCCCTCAAGGGAAGAAACCCCATCATTTTCGCGGTGCACCCCAAGGCTCTGGAATGCGGCAAAAAAACCGTCGCCTACCTGAACGCGGCCCTGGAAAAACTGCATGCGCCCAAAAACTGCATCCAAATGCTGGAGATTCCGCATCTCGAACTGACAAAAATGCTCGCCAGTTCCGTGGACGTTATCATCGCCACGGGCGGCATGGACATGGTGCGCTCCGTGTATGCGAGCGGGAAACCCGCCTTGGGCGTGGGCGCGGGAAACGTGCAGGCGCTGGTTGACAGCGGTGTGGATTACGCCGCGGTCATACCGAAAATTGTTACCGGCAGAGCCTTTGATAACGGCATCGTCTGTACCAGTGAACAGAGCGCGGCCTTGCCCCGAAAGGACTGGGATATCCTCATGAAGTTATTTGCGGAAAACAACGCCTATGTGGTGCCGGCCTCGAAACGAGCCGCCCTTCGCTCAATTGCGTTCCCGCAGGGTAAAATGAACCGGGACCTGGTCGGGAAAAACGCCGGGGAAGTCGCGGCGGCCGCCGGCATTACGGTGCCCGCGAACACCATGATTCTGGCGGTTGAAGCCGAGGGCCCGGACGATATCCTCGGCGAGGAAAAAATGTTTCCCCTGTTGGCGGTCTACCCGTACGACACCTGGGAAGAGGCCGTGGAAATCGCCCGCAACAACCTGAACAAAATCGGCAAAGGGCACAGTATAGCGGTTCACTCCAACAATCAGGAACGGATTGAATATGCCGGCGTCAAGACGGAAGTGTCCCGAATCGTTGTCAACCAGCAGTGCGCGGCCAGCGGGGGCGGCAGCTTCCAGAACGGCCTGAGCCCGACCAACACGCTCGGCTGCGGCTCCTGGGGGAACAACTCCATTTCCGAGAACCTCACTTACTACCATCTAATCAACATTTCCCGGATAGCCTTTTTCCAGGAAAATAAAAAAATTCCCTCGGATGAGGAAATCTGGAGCACCAACTTTTAG